One segment of Desulfosporosinus sp. Sb-LF DNA contains the following:
- the sdaAA gene encoding L-serine ammonia-lyase, iron-sulfur-dependent, subunit alpha — MRAYEDWVIKAETKGLKISEVILQNQMEELEQSEQALFQRMNKNLNVMRKSVEVGLSGERRSLSGLVGGDAAKVESHRKKGESLIGEQMSGAIAKALAVVEVNACMGKIVAAPTAGSCGVLPAVLLTVEESLQVSEQEILLALFTAAGLGMIFADRASVSGAEGGCQAEIGSAAAMAAAAAVELAGGSPRQTADAAAIAMKSMLGLVCDPVAGLVEVPCVKRNAIGATIALSAAEMALSGVKSAIPIDEVIDTMAQIGKQMSCALKETAQGGLAVTPTGRRIQADFL, encoded by the coding sequence ATGCGCGCCTACGAAGATTGGGTAATTAAAGCTGAAACAAAAGGATTGAAAATCAGTGAAGTGATACTCCAAAATCAGATGGAAGAATTAGAACAATCGGAGCAAGCGCTTTTTCAACGTATGAATAAAAATTTAAACGTGATGCGAAAATCGGTTGAAGTGGGTCTCAGTGGAGAGCGTCGTTCATTGTCTGGTCTGGTAGGGGGAGACGCAGCAAAAGTTGAGAGTCACCGAAAAAAAGGTGAAAGCCTCATTGGAGAGCAAATGAGCGGTGCGATTGCTAAGGCGCTTGCTGTGGTGGAAGTGAATGCTTGTATGGGCAAAATTGTTGCTGCACCGACCGCGGGTTCCTGCGGGGTACTTCCGGCTGTTCTTTTGACGGTTGAGGAGTCGCTTCAAGTTTCTGAGCAAGAGATTTTACTTGCCCTTTTTACGGCGGCGGGATTAGGAATGATATTTGCGGACCGCGCAAGCGTTTCTGGCGCTGAGGGCGGATGTCAGGCAGAAATAGGGTCTGCTGCCGCGATGGCGGCAGCAGCGGCAGTGGAATTAGCAGGAGGATCGCCAAGACAGACGGCGGACGCTGCAGCGATCGCTATGAAATCAATGCTTGGTTTAGTATGTGATCCGGTGGCAGGACTTGTAGAGGTTCCTTGTGTCAAGCGAAATGCAATAGGAGCGACGATTGCATTGTCGGCAGCTGAAATGGCCCTTTCGGGTGTCAAGAGCGCGATTCCGATTGATGAGGTTATCGATACTATGGCTCAGATTGGTAAACAAATGTCGTGTGCTTTAAAAGAGACAGCTCAAGGCGGCCTTGCTGTGACGCCGACAGGACGACGCATCCAGGCGGATTTTCTATGA